In the genome of Maridesulfovibrio bastinii DSM 16055, the window GTTTTAAAGAGATTAATCAGACCCATGGACAACAGGTCGGCGATAAAATTCTAAGTGAACTATCAAGGCTTCTGCGTAAGAACCTGAGGCGTATTGACAGTCTCTACAGATTGAGCGGAGACAAATTTATTATTCTTGCCCCTCATACCTCAGGAACAAACGCCCACAATCTGGCCGACAAACTAGGACAAATTATCGCTCAAAATGATTTCACAGGCAAAATCAACATTACTGCAAACTTCGGTATAGCCCATTGCCAGCCCGGAGATGATTCAGATGCTCTCTTAAAAAGAGTTGATTCTGCCCTAATAACCTCTAAACAAAATGGCCCCGGCAATATATCCTTTTCGATTGACACCTGAGCCAATACCCTAAAATGACAAATAAAAAAGACTTCTATCAACCTGCTTATACAGGAATGCTACTGCTTTTACTTGTCCTGCTGACATCATGTGCTGGACAAAATACAGCCACAGAAACCCCAAAAGAAAATGTACCGATAATTCCCCTGAAAACATTTTTTAAAAATCCGGGTAAAGCAGCATTTACCATCTCACCTGACGGAAGCACCATAGCATGGCTTGCCCCGTGGAAATCACGGATGAATATATTTGTTAAAACTCTTGGAGAGAGCAAAGCACATAGAATAACATCCAGCACCAATAGAGATATTTCCGGTTATTACTGGGTCGGAAACAAGCACATTGCCTATGCAAGAGATTTCGGCGGAGATGAAAATTTTCATACCTTCTGCGCGGCGATTGACGGATCTGAAACAAAAGACCTGACTCCTTTCAAGAATACCAGAACCGGACTGGTTGATGATCTTGAAAACGACGACAGTCATATTCTTATTGAAATGAACAAAAGAGATCCCAGAATATTTGACGTATACAAGGTCAACGTGTTGAACGGTAAAATAAAAATGGTTGCCAAAAATCCCGGCAACATCAGTGGCTGGATGACAGATAATGACGGCCGGGTAAGAATAGCAATTGCAATTGAGGGTACAAACAATGTTATTCTTTACAGAAAAAACGAAAATGAAAAATTCAAACCAATAATCAAAACGGACTTTAAAACATCTTTTGATCCCATCTTTTTCAGCTTCGACAACAAGGATTTATATGTCTCAACAAACATCGGTCGTGATAAGACCGCAATCTATCTTTTTAACCCAGATACAGCAAAGCTTGAGCACCTTATTTTTGAACACCCGGATGTAGATGCGGACATCCTGCTTCGCTCAAAAAAAAGGAAAGTCATAACCGGAGCAGGATATTATACCGACAAAATGCATCTGGTGCTGTTTGATAAAAAAAGGGAAGACATACAAAATTTTCTGGAAAAGAAGCTTAAAGGATACAGCGTAGTCCTAACCTCTCGCAATCGTGATGAAAATCGTTATATTGTCAGGACTTATTCCGATAAAAGCCACGGTGCAGCATACCTTCTGGATTATCCTTCCATGAAACTGACAAAGATAGCTGATGTCAGCCCTTGGATTAACGAAAAGATGATGTCTGACATGCAGCCAGTTTCTTTTGATGCCCGTGACGGTCTCAAAATTCATGGTTACCTTACATTGCCGCTATATGGCAGCCGCAAAAATATTCCTGTGGTAATTCTGCCTCACGGCGGTCCCAGTGCCAGAGACATGTGGGGATTCAACCCCGAAGTACAGTTTCTTGCCAACCGTGGAATGGCCGTTATGCAGGTCAACTACCGAGGCTCTACAGGATATGGTAAAAATTTCTGGAAAGCCGGCTTCAAGCAGTGGGGTCTGAAAATGCAGGATGACCTGACCGACGCAGCGCACTGGCTTATCAAGAAAGGAATTGCCGACCCTAAACGTGTCGCTATCTACGGGGCTTCATACGGTGGGTATGCAACTCTTGCAGGACTAGCTTTCACCCCGGATCTTTATGCCTGCGGAGTTGATTATGTGGGACCATCAAATCTATTCACCCTGCTCCAGACTATTCCTCCCTATTGGGAACCGGCAAGAATTCAAATGTACGAAATGATCGGTAACCCGGTGATAGATAAAAAACTTTTACGAAAAGTATCACCTGTTTTTCATGCCGATAAAATCAAGGCTCCACTTTTCATAGCACAGGGAGCAAAAGACCCCAGAGTAAAAAAGGATGAAGCAGATCAGATAGTCAACGCTCTAAAAAAACAGGGAATCAAAGTAAAATACATGGTCAAAAAAAATGAAGGGCATGGCTTCCACAACGAAGAAAACAGGTTTGATTTTTATCGGACTATGGAAAAATTCTTTGCGGCACACCTTGGAACAAGAAGTGAAGAATTATCTGCCCCTGTAGGAAAATAACAACTTTAAAATTTTACGGATACCGGGCGAGAAAATTTTCTCGCCCGGTAAAACACCGGCAATTTTCTTATTGATTTCAGAATAAGTAGGATACGGATGGATTGCCCCGGCAAGAGTTGAAAGACCAACCTTGCCATTTAAGGATGAAATCCATTCTCCAAGCAGTTCTCCTGCGTGATGCCCAAGAATCTGGACACCTAAAACTTTACCCCTGCGCCCTAGCAGAAGCTTTATTATTCCTTCATTGCGACCTTCTGTTACGGCCCTGTCATTCGATAAAAAATCTTCTGTTATAACTCGATATTTCAGTCCGTCTACTCCGGCCATTTTTTCATTGTATCCGATGCAGGACAGCTCCGGTTCACAATAGGTGCACCTTGGCATCCAATGATAATTAACTTTTCGTGGAATCCTGAAAACAGCATTCGCTATGACAATTCCTGCTTCATACCCCGCGGCATGAGTGAACATGTGCTTACCGACAACATCACCGGCAGCATATATATTCCTGCTGGATGTTCTCATGTAACTATCAGTGTCTACCCCGCTGCTCGAAAAACGCACTCCGGCATTATCCAGCCCAAGTCCGGAAGTGTTTGCAGTTCTGCCCATTGCTACAAGCAGAGAATCTCCAGAAATAACTTCAAGCCCGGCAGTTTTTTTTATAATAACTTCAACCAGCTGCCCGGAACTGCGTACAAGTTCAATATTTGAATCCAAGTGTAAATCAACACCTTCTGAGACAAGAATATCACCAACCATCCCGGCAATGTCCTCATCTTCCCTGCTCAGTATCTGCCTGCTGCGCTGAATAACTGAAACTTTGCTGCCAAGACGCACAAAAGACTGCGCCATTTCAACAGCAACAGGACCGCCACCAAGGATCAAAAGATGCTGTGGCAGTTTATTTAGAAAGAACATGTCTGAAGCAGTATTATACGATATATTTTCCAGACCGGGTATACTGGGAATTTTCGGAGAGCTTCCTGTTGCAATCAGCCATTTTGCAGAACTGAACGTCTTATTTTCAACCTGCACATTATTCCTGTCCAAAAAAGAAGCATTTCCGGCAAACACATCCACCCCAAGAGAGGTGAACCTTTCCACTGAATCATGCAGCTGTATTTTTCCGATAACATCTGAAATTCTCTGCCTGACGGCGTTGAAATCAACGGGTAACTGCTCAACTTCCGGCAGGCCCAACTTATGGGCCTCAGTAATCAACTTTCGGGCATTAGCCGTTGCTATCAAAGTTTTACTGGGGACACATCCACCGTGAAGACAGTCTCTGCCAAGCTGCTCCTCTTTATTAATAAGAAGAGTCTTAACTCCAAGCTTTGCAGCCCCTGCGGCAGCAGTCAGGCCGGCCGCCCCAGCACCGATAATTCCAAGATCATAGTCAAATGACATAATCACAAACCACGGCAGAGCCTTAGGTAGCCTCTATAAGCCGCACCATAAACTCCACTGTTCTGGTTATCGTTTAAAAATACAGGAATAGTGCATAAGAAGTCATACATTTTTTCAGCGTTCCTGAACTCTTTTAAAAATTCGGGATGCTCACATACATAAGGATTTTTAGCCGCAATTCCTCCGGAGATAAAAAGTCCTCCTGTGGACATCACGGACAAAGCGTAATTCCGGCAACTTCTGGCATAAAGTCTTGAATACCATTCCAGCGTTTCACCGCCGGCCGCCATTTTTAGACCGATTTCTTTAGGGGATAAATCCTCTCCGGTTAAAAAAAGATGAAGAAGCTGGAGTCCTGTTCCGGTCAGCACAACGTCTCCATAACAATATGAAATATTTTTTTTGATGCGTATAAATTTTCCAAAATCAATTTCATCTTTACCTTCAAAAGCAAATGAAGCATGCCCAGCCTCCGAAGGTACTGCAATATATCCACCGTTTGAGACCGGAACCAGCGCACAATGCCCAAGGCCTGTTCCGGCTCCGACAACACCTACAGCACCGGAATAATCCACTTCCGCATCCTGCACGGACTTTATATTTTCAACGGCAGCAGTTCTACAGGCATAAGCCTGTGCCACAAAATCATTAATTACAATTGCCGTGGCGAAGCCATAATTTTTATTAACAATTGTATCCACTCCCCAATCCAGATTTGTGGCTTTGCAGACGGCCTCATTTTTTACCGGCCCGGCTATGGCAATAACCAGAGCATCAAAGTCACCCCCGGAACAGGGGAAATTCTTAGATTTCAATTCAAGAAGAAGTTCGTCGAACGATTGAACCGCAAGGCTTGAAAGCCACAAACTATCTTTTAAGTGCAGATCCCCATCATTCTCGGCTTCAAAGACAGCAAATCTGCTGTTTGTGCCGCCGATATCAACTACAAAAATTTTTTTCATCCCCTACCCGCATTGCTTAATATAAATTTGTTTATTTATAATTTAAAAGTACACCAGATTTTTTTCAAGCGCATCAACTAAAGGTCATCTTTCACAGGTATGACACAAAAAGCGGCACCTGAAATTCAGATGCCGCTTTTACTAAATTTAAAAAGATACAGCTATTGACTATGAGGCCTTAACCAGTGGAACCTCATGCAGGATTGTATCCTTCTCAGCTTTCTCTTTCTTTTTCATTTTTATGTAACGTCTGGTCAGCTTTCTGAGTTCTTCAGATTTCTGCTCACGATCCTCAGGACTAAGGAAAGCAATAAGCTTGCGCTCCAGTTTAAAAGGATTCTGTTCCTGCTTAATGGCCAGAATTCCTTCAAGAATCATTTTTTGGTTTATAAGCTCATTTCTGGTCCTGTGCCTGATATTTTCAGCAATCGGAGCAAAAATCATATTGCTTAATATTACACCATAAAGAGTTGAAATAAAAGCAATTGGGATATGTTTTAATATCACTTGAGGATTTTCTATACCCATCAACAACCCAATAAGACCTATAACCGATCCGGCCACACCGAATGCCGGAGCAAATCTGGCCATTGTGTTGAAAATCCTTTCACAACCCATTCTGCGCATATACAAAAAGGACATTTCCGTCTTGAGGCAGTCTTTAATTTCTTTTTCATCAAAATTATCAACAAGCAGCATCAACGCATTTTTAAGAAATGGTAACTCTGTTTCCTTTCCGGCCTTCTCAAGGGAAAGCATTCCATCCATTCTGGATTTAACGCTTAAACCTATCAGGCTGCTCACAACCTCATCACGACTAATTTCCTCGTCAGCATAGCATACTTTGGCTGTTTTAACTGCGGAGGCAATCTCTTCATAAGGATAACTGAGCAATAAGGAAGCAGCCACACCGGAAAGGACAATGGCGAGTGCGGCAAAATTCCAATACATAGCCAGCCCGCCGCTAATCCAGAAACTACCGGCGAAAACCAGACCTGCTGCCAATATTCCAATTAAATTCTTTTTATTCATAGCCGGTCTCCTCTAAGAATCTTTGTTTCCGGTATTTAAAATATATATTTCCACCCTACGGTTGTTTCCTGACACTTTCTGAACAGCTGACGGTAACTCCGGCTTTGTGGCCCCCCTGCCGCTCACCATAAACCGTCCGGGGTCAATTCCCCCGAATCCTATTAAATATTCAGCAACCTTTGCAGCCCGATCTGCTGAAAGCTCAAATGCTGCGGTTCGTCCGATTTTTGAAATATCAGTGTCATCACAATGACCAATGACATGTATAGCGTGTCGATTAGTTTCCAGAATGCCAACTATTTCATCAAGATACTTGCGTGAGATACCATCGAGTTCAACTTTTCCGGGTGCAAAAAAAGTATCGCCGCGCATGACGATTTTTACTTCACCGTCATCACCTGTATTTACGCTGACCGCACCGGAACTACTGCGAAAGAGCGATTGCTGTGGAGGAAGCTCAACCTTGCTGTCCGGTGAAGCCCCGGCTCTATGCATGGAAATACTGTCAATAAGACTGTCCACGGGACTGCTCGAGACACCACTTTCAGCGTTACCGCTGAATATGACTTTAATGTTCTCTTTGGACTGGCTGTAAATAAACAGCACAACAAAAAGAACAAACATAACCATCATCAAGTCAGACCATGGCACTGACCAGTCATTTATACCGCCAGAAGAAGATTCAGATGAATCCAGTTCTGCAAGGCCGAGTTCTTCTAAAAATTTATCATCACGCATCATATTCTCCGCACAACCTGTATGCTGTTTGATGTTATTGACAATCATACAGCAAAGCATGTGCCATGCACGATAACTTTAGTTAATAACTATATTTTTTGGTTTAATAAGAGTGGAAATCTAAAGAAAGCGTCAAAAAAATGATAAGAAATTCCCGAGAATTTACAGTTGTTCCATGGAGACAAATAATCTACTTATCGAAATACAAAAACACATGAATAATTAAAGGTGACAACTATATGATATTTAAGACAATGAAACCTTTCATCCTAGCTTCCGGTTCACCAAGAAGGAAAGAACTGCTGGAAAACACTGGAATAGTCTTCACAATCCACCCTTCCACAGAAGCAGAACCGGAACCGCAACAAGGTCAGCTCCCCGAAGAATATGCCAAGAGCCTAGCTCAAGCCAAAGCTGAAAGCATTTTCTCGCAAATGCCCGGAAACTATGTTCTGGGTGCGGATACTGTCGTGGTTGAAGGTCAAAATATTCTAGGAAAACCCACAGATAAAAATGATGCCCTCAGAATGGTTTCCTCATTACTGGGGAAAACACATAAAGTTATAACCGGATGCGCAATCATAACGCCTGACGGAGAAATAAATAAATTCCATGCGATAACAGAAGTTGATTTCATCAACTGTGATACAAAAATTATAGAAGCCTATGTAGCAACTGGAGAATCATACGACAAAGCAGGAGCCTATGCGATTCAGGGAAAGGGAGCCTTTCTGGTAAAAGAAGTCAGAGGCTCATACTCCAACGTAGTTGGGTTGCCTTTGGCGAAAGTAATAGAAACCTTAGTATCTTACGGAGTTATCGTTCCGGGAGATGGATAAAGATTGTACATTCGGGGTGTGTTACTGCGGTGGGTATCAAGGAATGCACACAATTAAAACTCAAGATTACATGAGCCAACGAACTTATTCCGATGGAACCTTGTAGTCATTCATAAATTTTCTTTGGTAAAAAAACATTTTTGCACTTCAATCTCATTCGTTTAGATGTTGACCTTTTTTTGTATATAGATTTATTATTTTTTCAGTAAAACCACCACACATATTCCCTAGAGGTAAAAGTGAAAAAAATAATATTTTTGGCTTGCTTATTACTAATAATATCTCTCTTTGGATGTTCAACTCTAGCATTAAAATCTAAAAGCCAAGACATGCATAATATGACAAATGATCAGTTAGTTGAGTTTTATTATGAACTTAATGATGCTATAGCAGATTTAGATCGAGACTTAGATTCAGTTCATAGCACTCCTCACCGTGTCACATTTTCGCAAGCAGAAGCTACTGGACAGGCAGTTGGTGATGGTGCTGTATCTGGATACTATAAAGGACAAATTAATAATTTAACCCGTGTCAGACGTAATGTTTTAATGGAAATGCGAAAACGAAACATCCAACCTTAATCTATTAGGATTTCTTAATGTTTGGCATAGGTGGACCTGAACTCAAAGCTCTTTTCGCTCTATTACTTTATTTTATTCCAGCCATATGGTCATCAAAAGTAGCTAAAGCTAAAGGTCGTAGTGGATTTGTTTGGTTTTTTATTGGATTACTGTTTTGTCCTTTGGGTGTAATCGCTGTGTACTTAGTACCAGCCAAAGCTGGTGGTGATTATATAGACTGTCCATATTGCGCTGAAACAATCAAAAAACAAGCAATCGTCTGTAAACATTGCCATAGAAATCTTGTCGATGCTTCACAGGATTAAATATATCTGATAGATAGCCCCAAATAATAATGCCTATTTTTATGATCTGTTTTAGGTCACTCGTTTTTATCTAGCATCAAAGATAACTGGCTGAATATATTTTTATTCAGTATGCATTTTTAACATAAATATACTTTTGCATTGCATAGTCATGTGGATATTTACGGACTGCTTTATTTTTTGCTGCATTATTTGGAATTTGTGACATATAATTTTTTGCAGCTACTTGTTTATCATATTCATATTTTTGCATTGTATAGTCATACGGATGTTCTCTAAATGATATTCCCTTAACTTCTTCGTCACGTGTTGTTTTCATATAATTTTTTGCAGCTACTTGTTTATCATATTCATATTTTTGCATTGTGTAGTCATACGGATGTTCTCTAACTGAGAATACCTTAACTTCCTGGTCACGTGTTGTTTTCATATATTTTTTTGCAGCTACTTGTTTGTCATATTCATATTTTTGCATTGTATAGTCATACGGATGTTCTCTCTTAGCAATATCAAAGATTTCAATATCTCGAACACTCCTTAGGTAATTATAAGCTACAATCTGTTTTTTATAAACATATTCTTGCATTTGTATGTCATTGGGATATTCTCTTTTGGCAAAAGCTCTTATTTCACTTTCTACAGATGTCGCTAATACGCAATTTGCAAAAAACAAAAAAACAAAACAAGTTAATAGTAACTTTTTCATAAATCCCTCATGAAAGACATCATAAATTTAAACTTAGTGTATAATACTTATTACACCGTTACCATATTAATTGTCTAGTGTAGCCATACTTCAAATTATAACCAACACCTCACCACCATAATAACATTTAAGCTTGGCATCCCCCCTCGCCCACAGGATACCCACCAAATTTTATCACCAAAATTTGAAGGAGAATCTTTATGGCAATCCATTGCAATCCACTGTCTCAGATGCTCTATTCGCATACCAGAAAACAGGCTCTTAAAGATATACACCTGATCAACATAACAGAACAGGCCAAGCAAGCCTGATTCAAATTTACTGTAACAGTTTTACGTACCCTGTATGGAGGATACATCAAATCACATACCGAATTAGCCGACTAAGGCTAAAGCATTGAAGGCATGCTCCATGACTTGTTTACTATCTGCTTATGGGTAAAGATTGTACATTCAAAGTATTTTACTAGGATGGTTTCTACT includes:
- a CDS encoding FAD-dependent oxidoreductase, whose amino-acid sequence is MSFDYDLGIIGAGAAGLTAAAGAAKLGVKTLLINKEEQLGRDCLHGGCVPSKTLIATANARKLITEAHKLGLPEVEQLPVDFNAVRQRISDVIGKIQLHDSVERFTSLGVDVFAGNASFLDRNNVQVENKTFSSAKWLIATGSSPKIPSIPGLENISYNTASDMFFLNKLPQHLLILGGGPVAVEMAQSFVRLGSKVSVIQRSRQILSREDEDIAGMVGDILVSEGVDLHLDSNIELVRSSGQLVEVIIKKTAGLEVISGDSLLVAMGRTANTSGLGLDNAGVRFSSSGVDTDSYMRTSSRNIYAAGDVVGKHMFTHAAGYEAGIVIANAVFRIPRKVNYHWMPRCTYCEPELSCIGYNEKMAGVDGLKYRVITEDFLSNDRAVTEGRNEGIIKLLLGRRGKVLGVQILGHHAGELLGEWISSLNGKVGLSTLAGAIHPYPTYSEINKKIAGVLPGEKIFSPGIRKILKLLFSYRGR
- a CDS encoding motility protein A, translated to MNKKNLIGILAAGLVFAGSFWISGGLAMYWNFAALAIVLSGVAASLLLSYPYEEIASAVKTAKVCYADEEISRDEVVSSLIGLSVKSRMDGMLSLEKAGKETELPFLKNALMLLVDNFDEKEIKDCLKTEMSFLYMRRMGCERIFNTMARFAPAFGVAGSVIGLIGLLMGIENPQVILKHIPIAFISTLYGVILSNMIFAPIAENIRHRTRNELINQKMILEGILAIKQEQNPFKLERKLIAFLSPEDREQKSEELRKLTRRYIKMKKKEKAEKDTILHEVPLVKAS
- a CDS encoding glucokinase, translated to MKKIFVVDIGGTNSRFAVFEAENDGDLHLKDSLWLSSLAVQSFDELLLELKSKNFPCSGGDFDALVIAIAGPVKNEAVCKATNLDWGVDTIVNKNYGFATAIVINDFVAQAYACRTAAVENIKSVQDAEVDYSGAVGVVGAGTGLGHCALVPVSNGGYIAVPSEAGHASFAFEGKDEIDFGKFIRIKKNISYCYGDVVLTGTGLQLLHLFLTGEDLSPKEIGLKMAAGGETLEWYSRLYARSCRNYALSVMSTGGLFISGGIAAKNPYVCEHPEFLKEFRNAEKMYDFLCTIPVFLNDNQNSGVYGAAYRGYLRLCRGL
- a CDS encoding S9 family peptidase yields the protein MTNKKDFYQPAYTGMLLLLLVLLTSCAGQNTATETPKENVPIIPLKTFFKNPGKAAFTISPDGSTIAWLAPWKSRMNIFVKTLGESKAHRITSSTNRDISGYYWVGNKHIAYARDFGGDENFHTFCAAIDGSETKDLTPFKNTRTGLVDDLENDDSHILIEMNKRDPRIFDVYKVNVLNGKIKMVAKNPGNISGWMTDNDGRVRIAIAIEGTNNVILYRKNENEKFKPIIKTDFKTSFDPIFFSFDNKDLYVSTNIGRDKTAIYLFNPDTAKLEHLIFEHPDVDADILLRSKKRKVITGAGYYTDKMHLVLFDKKREDIQNFLEKKLKGYSVVLTSRNRDENRYIVRTYSDKSHGAAYLLDYPSMKLTKIADVSPWINEKMMSDMQPVSFDARDGLKIHGYLTLPLYGSRKNIPVVILPHGGPSARDMWGFNPEVQFLANRGMAVMQVNYRGSTGYGKNFWKAGFKQWGLKMQDDLTDAAHWLIKKGIADPKRVAIYGASYGGYATLAGLAFTPDLYACGVDYVGPSNLFTLLQTIPPYWEPARIQMYEMIGNPVIDKKLLRKVSPVFHADKIKAPLFIAQGAKDPRVKKDEADQIVNALKKQGIKVKYMVKKNEGHGFHNEENRFDFYRTMEKFFAAHLGTRSEELSAPVGK
- a CDS encoding Maf family protein, which gives rise to MIFKTMKPFILASGSPRRKELLENTGIVFTIHPSTEAEPEPQQGQLPEEYAKSLAQAKAESIFSQMPGNYVLGADTVVVEGQNILGKPTDKNDALRMVSSLLGKTHKVITGCAIITPDGEINKFHAITEVDFINCDTKIIEAYVATGESYDKAGAYAIQGKGAFLVKEVRGSYSNVVGLPLAKVIETLVSYGVIVPGDG
- a CDS encoding OmpA/MotB family protein — translated: MRDDKFLEELGLAELDSSESSSGGINDWSVPWSDLMMVMFVLFVVLFIYSQSKENIKVIFSGNAESGVSSSPVDSLIDSISMHRAGASPDSKVELPPQQSLFRSSSGAVSVNTGDDGEVKIVMRGDTFFAPGKVELDGISRKYLDEIVGILETNRHAIHVIGHCDDTDISKIGRTAAFELSADRAAKVAEYLIGFGGIDPGRFMVSGRGATKPELPSAVQKVSGNNRRVEIYILNTGNKDS